ATATCGCTCTTGTCTGCCGGTACCTTAGGTGTAATGGGCGGGATCTTCTCTGGTGTTTCAACCTGTATTTTTACCTTGCCAGATGTAGTCTGGTCTACGATCTGAACGTTACTAACATCGGAGTGAGAAATGGTAATCAGCAAAAATATCGTCAGTACCAGTGCTGCTAAGCCTAATATTCTAGTTCTCTTGTCCAGTTTAGCCATTTGTGGTGTAACTTGCTAGTGTGTAAATGACTTCCGTTTGATGTACATGGGTAGGAGAGCGCGTTTTGCGAAGTAGCATGCTTCATAATTATGTCAGCAGGTATTTTTAGATAAATAAGGTTCTATTATAATATTCTACAAAAAGCGTGTCAGATGGTATGAGTTTACTGGATGAAAGCATTGAAAGTGCTGGGTAAGATCCTTATTTAATATTTTAATTCTTTTTTGTCTGTCTAGCTAGGGGTAGTCAATGATCTCTAGGAAGTTGAGCCAAGTAATCGTAGTTTAGACTATTTTCGAGTATGATAATCCCACATCAATATATTAATTACACTTTATCCGACTCATCTGGACCCTTAAACTTAACTAGAACCCCTCATATTTTAATCACAACATTGAGCAGCAAATTTGCACCGGATTACATTCCTAGTCACTGCTTTGTGAATACCGTCCCCATCTTACACTCCTCTCTGCTGGCCAAGGCTTCTTACTATATAAGCTCCACCTAAAATAGAATACACCCGAACACCGCTGTTTCCCCTGGATATTACATAAACATCGTTTTTGTTTAGATGATAGTCGATCTAGCATCTGAATGAGACACAATGGACTATAGGTATGAACTAGACATATCTTGGTTAAAACAGTCATCTCCCGAGCAGGCAAAACACAATGACTATATAAGCGACACACCCCCTGCTTTGCCAGAGAAACCACCCCGTCATTTTCTGGAAGCGATCAGAAAAGAATCAATATCTAATGACCTCCTACTCCATGATTTGGAGTCTGCAAGTTACAAGAACCCATTGAAAGGACCAAGGGTTTTGCCTCAAGAATCTTATCATATTCCAACCCAACCTCTGAAGGTTCCTAGTCAAAAGAAGCTTCCTAACCCATTGTCGATCTCTCCAAATGCAATGAACCCCATACAACAACCTCTCCAGTCCCTTAACTCCCCACAGCACCTCTATTCTCCTCCCAAACTGCCAACTTTACCTCAATTACCATTGAAGATGCTTAAAAGTGACTCTCCTCCTCACGTTTCTGATATGTATACTAAGCCATTACCAAAGACCCCAATGGAGAGGGACCCCTCCAGTGTAAGGGTCCTTCCACCAGAGCCACTTTCTTCTGAGAGACGCAAAAGCTTGTCTCCCCTGAGAGTCGAAACATCTGATTCATTTGGGGTGTTTGGGAGAAAATCCTCGCCATTAAAGTCCACGCCTACGGAAAGCCCTTCAAAAAGGAGTTGGCCCTCACCAACTAAAATATACCAAAAATTAACTCCAGAGAGATCTTTCAGGAACAGAGATAGTTATTCATccgatgaagatgaaagtATACCGAATGATCAGTTTACCTTTTCTGATGATATCGAGATATATCCTGAAGAGACGAACCTGGATGATACCTTGGATGAGATAACTTACCTTCTTGAAGAGAACAGGCTTAATCCCAGCCAAACCTTGCCTGAGCTACCATTCACACCCAATAGCCTTCTCCcttctgattttgatgctTTAGAATACTCAAATTTATTGAGCAGTATATGGGATTGGTGTATACGgctttttgaaaagaacttAAGAAAACTGCCAAACTATAATGATCTCTTGAAATGTTTATACCTTTTGTTAAACTATTGGTTTCCTACGCTTTCACATTATTACTTGGAAGAACAGGCTGGCTTGATACTACAAGAACTGATTCAACAAGGCGCAATATCTCTCTCAGAGGATAACCTTCAAATAGTACCCAATTATGATGCTTACGTCAACGGAGTAATGCTAGGATTAGTTTGCTGTTATGGTCAGCACTATGATAACGGAGACTATTCTCAATGCTACCGACCGTCTTGTGCATATGGTAAAAATACATTCAATATTCAGCTTTCCAAACCACCATTAGATAAGGTTGATTCTTCGTTACCggttcaagaaagaataaTACAGTACACAAGTGGAAGTTGGGATGATTTCTGGGGAGTTTCACTTGAACAAGTGAAAGGGTTGCCTCCTAAAACTTACGAATTACAGGCAACTATTTTTGAGTTGATCCTTTCTGAATTGAGAACAGCCAGAAATGCGAAAGTATTGACAGATGTTTATTCctccaagttcttgaaagaaCACCCTTCCATTATTAAAAAGGGTGAAAGGATCTATGAAGGGCTATTTCAGCCATTGCAAGTATGGAATGATGTACATCGGCAGTATTTGGTTGATTCATTGCTTGAAACTATCAAGTCACAGGGAAAATTCATCTCCAAATTCGCCTCGATATATATACAATGGGCAACCAGAGCTGAAGCAGTGTCGATTGCTTATGTGTCAAAGTCGTTTCTTTCTCTCAAGATTcttgaagctgaaaagaaacgCCCAGGATCCAAGCTCATAAAGTGGTTTGAGGATATATCTCGCAGTGTCCAAAGCTCTCTTATTGACGATTACTCCATGATAATACGAGCACCCATCTTTCGTCCCATTAAGTTACAACCAACTATCGAAAGAATattgaaattgacaaaTGATAATGACCCAGAGAAGGCTGAGTTGGCCAAGGCCTTGAATATGAGCCGCACTTTaatgaaaaatgttgaaaatgcAGTCAACGTTTTAGATTCACAGCATAGTATAGgcattttgaaaagggaaTTGGACAGTAAACACAGTATCGATTATTTAAATCTTGACCGAAAAGGGCGATATGTTGCCGAAAGTGGAGATGTTAAACGCAAGAGTATCATTGACAAATCAAGTTATCATTTAATTCTTTTAGACAACTACCTACTAATTACAGAGAGAATTCACGATGATCCTGtaaaaaagttcaaaattgtcGAATCTCCAATTCCCGTCGAGTACTTGCTTTTCAGGGCTAAGGATAAAGAGACCAGCTCCAATTCAGGGCAACCAAATGCTGCATTGGATGAAGCTGATCAGTTTTCGTTTAAAATCAAGCAACTAGGTTCTGATACGTCTCACACTTTTTATACACAGACCCGAGAGGATAGAAACAAATGGCTGTTTTCGATTAGTACGGTGAAGCAACGTCTTTCAGAAAAAGTCAAAAGGTATGAGCCGTTTTCATTGAGTGTTGTCTCCGATCGAGAGTTTACATACTCTCAAAGTGACACTGTTAACAAAATCAATCCTCTTCCTAAAGATGGCGCATTAGATGTTGCAATTAGATCTGTTGAGGATTTCGACGATACCTCTACTAAGATCCAAAGCAACGTATTATCGGCTTGTAGTTTTAGGTACAACAACCAGGATTATGTTTTCTTGGGTCTGTCACTTGCCGGTTACGTAAGTTTGAAAGGCCAGCCAAACTCTGCAAAGCGATTGTTAGAACTTTCAAACATCAAGCAGTGTGCAGTACTGGAAGAATATGACTTACTGATTGTCCTTTCAGATAAAAAGTTGCTGTACTTTAACTTAACTGATGTCATGAAAGTTTATTTTGGAACTTCCCATTCTGTGGAGGGAGATAGATTTTCAAGACAAAGtgtttcattttttgcTGTTGCAAGAAATTATGAAAACACCACGATGATCTTTTTTATGAAACCAAAGGCAAGAGTTTCGAATTTTAAGATTCTAGTTCCAATAAGAGATAGcgtttcaaaaaaatttgactTCTTCCTTGAGCATAAGAAGTTTTGCGTCGATTGCGATACTTACAAGATGACCctattcaaaaactcattTGTCGTACACACTTCCAAAGGATTTGAATTGATGTCATTGTCTGTGCTAAAGCCTCATCCGATCCCTGCTCTTCACTATTCGGATCTTTTTGTCGACGGCCACACATCTGGTAACTACAGCAGCGTtaaaaaaagattgaattCCAACAATCTGAAACCAGTGGGGATTTTCCGACTTTATAGTAGTGGAAAGTTTCTGTTGGTGTACTCACAATTTGCTGTATTTGTGAACCGAGAATCTGAAATCGTTGGTGAATGCATTGAATTTCAATTCAAGTGTAAGAGCGCCGCTCTTGATCATGACTACCTAATTGTAACTAACGACCAAGTTATTGAAGTCTGGATGATTGGGAACGATGATGCGaaaattgttcaattttttACAGGAGAGAATGTTGTATTACTTGATGATACACCTGGCGAAGCTTTGGTTTCGATGACCCACCCAAAACACCCCGAGCGGCAACTGGTACTGAGtttttgtttgaagaatcagtTCAAGAGAGTTGTTCAATACTAATTTGATTCATGAGATTGTTACAGCTACCAATTTTCTGTCATTTCTAGCAGGTTATGGTTGAATGGCTCGTAGCATCTTCGAAACTCAGGAAAGCTGATCATCTTTTGATTACAAATTGAGCATACCTTAAATCCTTCTCGGAAGTAGGTCATAGTACAAGAATAATGCATAAAATGTCCGcaattcaaaatgaaaacTGACTCAAGTTCCAAGATATCTTCTTGACAAACATAGCAAATCTCCCTGCTCTCAAAATACACatatttctcttttgattgTGTGAAtagttgaaacttttgacGTGTTACTTTGTGAAACAGTTTGCTGGCTCCCTCAATTTTAATCATAGTTGCCTTAAATACATGGTTTTGCTCTCCTACAGAGCTGATCCATCTTGCTTCAGTAAGAGTAGAGCTTGGTGAAATGTACACCGTCTTCAAATTAGGATACGATCCAATTTTAACAATCGGAAgatcttctccaaagagaatCAATTTACGCAATTGAAATGCGTCCACTGCAATCGACTCGACTGCGGAATAGCTTAGATCCAGTTTCAGcaagtttggaaaatacCCTGCAATcactttcaagtttgatgtTTTAGATAAGTTTATCATTTCCAGTGACGGTGCATGAATTCCGAAGTCctccaaagatgatgaacTCAGATCCAATCTTTTGATGTTCTCCATTTGTCCTTTCAAGCTTATCAAGTTGTGACATCCTTTTAGGCTCAACTGAACCAATGACTTCGAAGTGTACTCCACACATGCTAAAGGGGTTTCGTTGATCGacaaagatttcaagacATGGGAATAACcattcaagttgaaatcCATGTCTTCTGTGAATGTGACTTTCATTCTTGTGGGAGCTGCATGACTGATCATagattgaaaagttgaacaaTTGTCCAAGTTAAGTTCCTTCAAGACTCTCAAATCCCCTACCAAGTCAACCAACGGAGTTCCCTGAAGACTGAGCTTTTCTAATTGAGGAGCAACGATGTTGATTGAAGAGACAGGCACATAATTAAGACTCATACTTTTCAGATGAGTGAAGTTACCTTTTAGTACGTCAACATGTCGAAACGGCCCTTCATTTGGCAATCTCCTTCCATCAACCAAGAAATAGGACATAACTAAATTAGTGCAGCCGTCAGCGTTGATGTTCTGAATCCGAGCCTCAGAAATTACCAAACGCCTTAGATCTTTACTACCTTCTAAGTCGACAGCCTGGAGGCAAGGAAATGACCCATAAAACGTCTCAAGTCCCCGAATTTTGCTCAAGGTTAGAGATTCAAGACAAGGAGCTTGCATGGAGAGACGCTGATGCGAATTTGCGTAGAGATCACAAACATTCATACTCGGAAAGATACCGTGAACATTATGCACGTTTGAGAAATGGATTATTATGTTTTTCATCTTAGGAGCAATAagatcaaaagttttcgTTGAACAATGGGCCAGTTTCAGACTCTTTaagttttcaaattttcCCTTTATTAGCTCTATGTTTCCAAATGAAATGTCCAAACTTTTTAAATTGGGACAGTCTatctcaaaacttttcataTCTGGGAACTGATAAAGCCTCAGCACAGTCAAAGACAAGAACTGCAGATGATCTGCCGATACAGGTTTGAACAAACGGCCAGGAGTATAGGAATAGTACTCCAGAAAAGGAATACAAATTGGTAGATGCTCTTCCAGACATTGTGTGAGGAGAATGGATGAAACATTGGATCCAATGTAAATGATTTTAGTCCTGTGTTTTATAAAGCTTGGAATTGACTCCCTTGAATCataaagaaagagaaagctTTGGTCGATATCAGGGAAGCTTTTCACACTTCTCATAGAAATCAATCTTGAATAAGTGGTATCCGTTACCATGTTTAGAAAGGACTCATTTAGTTGGGATTTCGATAGCAGGAACTGGTATTTCACATCGTTAGACGAACTCTCTGGCTTCAAAGGATGGTGACGTACCCTGCCAGTTAAATCCTTCAGTTCTTTCCCTAAAGGACTAAAGAACAAGCAATTCTGCTTGATTTTTTGAGGCAAAGAAAGCAGAAACATAAGAGACTCTATTGGGGCGTCATGTTCATAGAATAGCTTGAGGTGATATGAAATGACTAGAATCAATCTTTGGTCTACGCTAGTATCGAAATCCATTGTAGTGAGATATGACGGAAAACGCAAATATCACAATTGACCTCCAATCAAAGCAAGCAAGATTATCCATTAATATGTATATACAATTAAGTTTCCTAATTTAGTTCGGCAGTGACATGTAGTGTTCTTTTGGTCTTAAACTAGTTCTGCTACCCTAAATGGAATTGTATGGTACTTTTGGTGTTACATAAGCACCGTCTAGCATGTGGTCGTGCCCCAAAACCAAATGTTGCTGAGAGAACGAGCAGGAATGAATGAAAGCTTGACTAGAAACAAAGACTCATTGTCTGTTATTATAGTGCAATGAATCAACCACCAAATCAGCCTCAGGACAATGACTCCCAAGTTTCTAGCTCGGGAATGCAGGGTGGCAATAGTATGAATTACTCTTCGTCCGCTCCCGTAAACGGTGCTGGTCAGGGACCACAACCGCAACAGAATTCTCAAGGTCAGAATGGAAAGAAGCCAGTAGGAATGCAACAAGCCCAAATCCAATTGCTAGCTCGTCGGTATCAGCTGGAGATGCAAAAGGCACATCAACTAGGCCCTCAAACCCCTCAAGGTGCGGAGCATCTTCAAACAGCCACTAAGATCAAGCATGTTTTGCTCAgttatcaacaacaacgGCAAAGACAACAGGGTCAAGTTCAAGGACAGGGTCTAAGTCAACCACAGGGTCAAAATCAGGCACAAGGGCGtgttcaacaacaaacGCAAGGTCTATCACCGGACCCAGGATCTCATCAAGGATCTCCCCAGTTTCAACAACCTCATCAGGTAATGATGGGATCAGCTCAGACAGCAGGAACCTCAATTGCAAACCCCCAGGCTCAGTCTAACATATCGTCACAAGTTTCTCAAATGGCTGCTGCTAAAGTGAATTCTGCGTCCCCTCCTATCCCTCCCAAAACTGTAGGAACTCCCACAGGAACTCCAGTCGGAACGCAACCAAGAGGTCAAGTGACCATCCAGcagtttcaacaagttAAATCTATTTTAgaggaatttgaaaagaagTTACGTACCATTGAGGCCGCCAAAAGAGATCAAAATCTCCCCGAGGAGACACTGCAAAAACTGTTGAGACAGGAGGCAATCCTGAAACAAAGATATGCTCAAACTAAAGCTACTGCCTACCAGATGTCCCAACATTTGCAACGTCAACAACAGGCTTTAAGGGCTGCTTCTGCCGAATCTGCAGAAGTTTATGTCACCGGTTCTGCTTCATCACCCAATATGAATGTTTACAATCAACAGATTCTTACACAGCAACCTCAGCAGCAACtacagcagcaacaactGCACCAACCTCAACCGCAGCAACCGCAACCGGCAAGGCAATCACCACATCTTCTAATACAccagcaacagcagcagcaacagcaacaacaacaacaacagcagcagcagcaacaacacCCTGTGACACACCGCCCTTCAAATGTTTCTCAAACAATGCCACAACCTTCTCAGCCCTTGCAATCTTCTACTCCTTCGTCCGCCGTTGGGAGAAACCAATCTCCAGGAGCCACGCCTGTGACATCAGTTAATGCCGCTGCTAAGCCTAGTCCAGGCACATCCTCAACGAGCACCCTTATTAACCAGCATATTTTAAAGCCAGCTCCACCTCCCACAGAGATCCCAGCTAGGTTACAGGTTAAACCTCCTCAGCCTGCCGCTATGAAGATTCCCAACAGACCAACGCTTCTTGGAGGATCAGCTATTAGTCAACCTTCACTGACAACTCCAGTGAGTATTAGGCCACCTCCATTGGAAATGGAGGGCGACCatgttctccaaaaaagaaaactgaaGGAGCTACTAAGGAATGTTGGTGCTGACGAAGGTGATGGAGAAACTGTCATTGATGgagatgttgaagaattgcTACTAGATCTCGCTGATGAGTTTGTTACCAGCGTTACTTCATTTGCCTGTAGACTGGCTAAACATCGCAAGGTGGATAATATTGACATGAGAGATGTACAGTTACATTTAGAACGAAACTGGAACATTCGCGTTCCTGGATATGCATCAGATGAGATAAGAAGCGTCAGGAAGTTCCAACCAACAGCTGGCTACAATCAAAAGGTCCAAGGTGTTGCTATTTCCAAGAGTGTAAATAAGAACTGAAGTGTACTTATGTAATGATATCAAGATTGAGTTTTCGCGTTTACAGATAATTCCTTAGTAGGCCTGGCCTGCATAGATCTTTTCACGTAGGCCCGAAAAGCATATTCGTCAATGCTCGGTGTTCCAGAACCACTGGTGAGTTCAAGTCGGTCCAGTATTGATCTTGTCATATATTGGACTCAATTGACACTGATACATCCTGCGCTGACCTGGGTGTTCTGGCTGCTTGGATTACCAGCATGTTTCTGTTTGACAGTAGATATAATATGGCTGATTATATGGGCTAgtggaagaaagaaggtcAAGAGGGATAAGATCAAAGTGCTAATAACCGGTGGCTCGCAAGGTTTAGGAATGGAAGTAGTCAAAAAATTAGTCCCAGTATCCGATAAGGTGTACATCTTAGACGTCGAAAAGCCCAAGTTTCACcatgaaaaattggaatACCATAAATGTAACATAGCAGATACTCATGAGTTGAGCATAAGTTTTGATAAGATAATACGAGACGCAGGCCAGTTGGATATACTGATAAATAATGCTGCAATAAGAGGTTCAGGTGCTTTTATGAATTCCAGTCAAGAACATTTCCTGCATGGATTTaatgtcaactttttgtcACATGTTGgattgatgagaaagatGATCAAAATGCACAGCAGTAACTATATGAATCCAAATATACCACGGAAAAACCTTCATATCATAACTATAAGTTCTATACTGGGATTGGTGGGTCCTAGGAATTTATCCATGTATTCTGCCACCAAGAGTGCACTTCTAGCCTTTATTGAAAGTTTATCACATGAAGTTCGCTCACAAGACGTCAGTTTTGCAACATTCTTACCTGGACAATTAGATACAGCCATGTTTTCGGATGTTTCTGTTACACATAACTTTCTGGCTCCAGTGGTAGAGGCTGAAAAGCTTGCTACTAGAATAGTAGATGCCTGTTTATACACTCGAGAAGGCACATTCATGTGGCCTATGTATACATGGGCCATTCCCATTCTACGTATACTGCCTTTTACTATTGTCGAATGGGCGAGACAGTTCAGTGGCATGGACAATCAGATAATACAATAATttcatttctctttctcttgtaATAGTCTAGTAAAGATCTCAACCAACTGATCAATATGAATAAACCCATCCTCGTCAAATATGCCTGTGAACGGAATATCCTGCTTCCCAAGTAATCTATTATTTTCAATCACAGTGACTTTGTAGATTGGCGTGgtattattttcaaccCGGGCCTCAattgaaatcttcttttggttATTCTTGTTGATTCCAACGTATTTAATGTCTTTCTCCCTATATTTTCCGTGTAGCCACAACAATCCATTCAAAGCGAAATATCCCACAACCAGTGCAACCATTGAGTAGTAGTAGGTcaagttggagaaatcGTTGTTatattttttctccaaataATAGAGTGATCCAGCCAAAATTGTGGCAACGTAACCGATAGCCAGTTTCGTATCAATCAGTGAAAAACTCTGTTCGTATCCCAGTTTGGATAGCGCCAATGGTAGAGCATCATCAGTGGCATTTCTGAGTTCGGCAACCGAGTACAGGTTGACAGGTTTAGTAATTCCTGACATTTTTAAACTCTGTCCGTGACTGATGATGTGTTGAGAAGAAGCAGGTTAGAGGATCAAGAAGCGTGAGTTAGGAAATCACATATTCAGATGATCACGTGACAAAAAATGACAGTTTCATCATTCATCCAGTAAGTGTGTATATAACGTTCAGCGCTGGTGATGAAGGGTTAGAAGACATGAGGAGAACGAGGTTCAGTAGAACTACCATCTAGTGTAGCTCTTTTTGCTGCTTTTTTAGCTCTTCTGTCCATTAACTGTGTACTGCGCTGTAAGCCCGATAATGCTCAAGTCTTGGGCAAATCGTATGTAATTTACACCTAAACGTCTCAAACAGCTCTAGAAGTCATTTTCTGGTCAAGTACCACAAAACCAAGAGTCCTCGTCTTCTCTTGTTTGGACTGCTTACTATTCTTAACCTTCTGAACTTTGACCATCCTAATCTGTACAGTTCCCGATAACAAAGTGCACCAACCAATATGGACGCATGTGTCTCCTTTCTCCATCTCTACTCTGCGTACTGGATAAATCAGGGGACCGTCCAAACCATCAGGATGTCCAGGAAAGGTCGGTCAAAACACTCTAAGGTATCAGCTGATGATCTTTTATTAGATGATCATGTTGGAAAGTTTCCCAGCAACAGGAAGAACTTGGTTAATATAAGCCATTTAGTCGAGTACACACTACCTAATGATTATTCCAGCAATAACAGACCACTTAACAAACGACTACCTAGGCCAAGGAGAAGATCCGATTCGGTTCATCTAAGCAATATGGAATATATCAATGTGAATTTCAAATTTATAGTGAATTCTACGGGAGATTTCAGAGCTCAAGTTTTAGATCCTAATGTTCCTTTGAAGCAAAGAGATATTTTACGAGTCATCATCTCCAAAAACGATGCTCAATGTCCTATTTGCTTGAATGAAGAACCAATTGCTCCGAGGATGATCAAATGTGGACAtgttctttgtttttcatGTTTGTTGAGGTTCCTAGAGCTGGACTCGACCAAGCAGTGCCCACTATGTGCTTCAattatcaaagaaaacgAAGTCCTACCCGTGTTGATTAGTCAGGTAGATAACAGATTTGATGCCCCCCGAGCTAATGAATTCTTATCTCTTCATTTGATGCATCGTCCAAGTAATGACATCTTGGCCTTGCCTTATCAGTTTGAACTGTCTGAAGAAGGTGGCGTTAATGGGCACCGACCGGAGAACTTCCCATGGTATAGCGAGGCTCATCAGCAATTCTACCAATATGCAAGGATATTAAAGGCGGACCCACTTTTTTCTATCCAATGTTATGAGAAGGAAATTGAGTTTATTCATACTAACTATGAGGAGGACAAATTACTTTacaatgaaaatgacattTACTGTCAAAAGGCCATAGATAAAATACGGTCTCTTATAAACGACGAAAGAAAATCTATGGAATCAAGCCCCGACGATATCTCCAATTCTTATGAcagttctttctcaaagctGATCAACGATACtgaaaatcttcaactGCAGGATTTGATGGTGAAACAATATGAAAAACAGGATCAAAGTGGATATTTCTTTTACCAAACATCATTCAACTCTAAAATAAAGTTCTTTTTGTCGCCTTTGGACATTTCTGTGATAAAAGCAATATATGGTGacaatttttctctttttccgTTAGTGTTGAGCCTAAAGTTGCAGGACATTACCTATGAGACAGTTTTGCCCGACTTTCTGAAAAAGCACAAGTACTTATCCCATCTTCCCATAGGTTCTGAAATAGGttttcttgatgttgaGTGGTTTGAGGAAAAGGGGAAGACCTTTCGATCTATATTACCAACACaggtttttcaaagattcaagaaacagcTACTGGAAAGGGCAAAACGTACATCCCAGAGAAATAAAAGGGAAGAGAAGAACAGAGTGaaatttgagaaagaactAGAACAAAAAACTTTAGAATTCTATGCTTCAGAGAATAATAGATCACTTGGGGATTATGGGCTCGCATCCATCGCAACCAGAGAGACTCCTACATTAGATTCCTCATTGATCGAAAAGAGTGATACCAATATAGATCTTGAAAACGCTGTTACAACTGTCTGGGGTACGAAGATTATTCAGCGAAGTGACAACATAGAAGAACCCGAAGAAGATTGGCATATGGAACCCTTACTTCAACAAGCcagagagaaagaattgCAGAAGCACCTTaagaaaagaagcaaaaagaagaggaatcAATAAAGAAAGCACAACTCGTATTAAACCATTACATAAAAACCAGACCAAAGCGTCTACTCTATTCAATACATATCAAAGTGTCTATTTATCTAAAAATGAATCTAGcttcttttgaagcaaaTCAAGCTTTTCGTCCTTAGCTAAGTTTGCTTCCACTAATCTTGAGATTTGGGACTCCAAATCAACGACTAAAGAACCCAGTTTCTCTACagtctctttcaaagtgaGTGTCTTTTTCGGGGATCCTTGAGCTTCAGTCAATGGCTTTACTGGCTCCTCTTGGGGAACCTTGTCTGGCTTTTCTTGAGTTTTAACCTCCTTCTTTGGTTcctcttttggttcttccTTGACCTTTGGTATGTCCTTTGGTTCTTGCTTAACCtttggttctttttttggttcCACTTTTGGTTCCTCCACAACCTTTGACTCCTTCTTGACTTCAGGTTCTATCTTAAGTTGTTCACTAGCTTCCGCTGAACGTTTTGGAGCCTCATCCCAATCtccatcttcttcttgtttttcAGGCTCATCGTCACTCAAGTTGTTAACCTTGTCAAGCAACGTGTTAACCTCTTTCTTAGCCAAAAGTTCATCAACACCTTTTTCTTGAGTCTTAGAAAAAGCTGGAGCTGGAGAAGTCTCTTGTTTGACGCTAACAGATTTGctttcaactttggttgGCTTTTTCACCTCCTctgaagtttcttcttgatgcTCAACTCTTTCCCTCTTGATATCCTCAGGAGATTGTGTAGATTCGTGATAATTGAGCTCTGAACCTTCATACACATCTCTGAGGGAAATCAAAATGGGGCCCTTTGCTTCCTTTCCGCTCCACCATT
This window of the Komagataella phaffii GS115 chromosome 2, complete sequence genome carries:
- a CDS encoding Subunit of signal peptidase complex (Spc1p, Spc2p, Spc3p, Sec11p); protein product: MSGITKPVNLYSVAELRNATDDALPLALSKLGYEQSFSLIDTKLAIGYVATILAGSLYYLEKKYNNDFSNLTYYYSMVALVVGYFALNGLLWLHGKYREKDIKYVGINKNNQKKISIEARVENNTTPIYKVTVIENNRLLGKQDIPFTGIFDEDGFIHIDQLVEIFTRLLQEKEK
- a CDS encoding Subunit (61/68 kDa) of TFIID and SAGA complexes; translation: MNQPPNQPQDNDSQVSSSGMQGGNSMNYSSSAPVNGAGQGPQPQQNSQGQNGKKPVGMQQAQIQLLARRYQLEMQKAHQLGPQTPQGAEHLQTATKIKHVLLSYQQQRQRQQGQVQGQGLSQPQGQNQAQGRVQQQTQGLSPDPGSHQGSPQFQQPHQVMMGSAQTAGTSIANPQAQSNISSQVSQMAAAKVNSASPPIPPKTVGTPTGTPVGTQPRGQVTIQQFQQVKSILEEFEKKLRTIEAAKRDQNLPEETLQKLLRQEAILKQRYAQTKATAYQMSQHLQRQQQALRAASAESAEVYVTGSASSPNMNVYNQQILTQQPQQQLQQQQLHQPQPQQPQPARQSPHLLIHQQQQQQQQQQQQQQQQQQHPVTHRPSNVSQTMPQPSQPLQSSTPSSAVGRNQSPGATPVTSVNAAAKPSPGTSSTSTLINQHILKPAPPPTEIPARLQVKPPQPAAMKIPNRPTLLGGSAISQPSLTTPVSIRPPPLEMEGDHVLQKRKLKELLRNVGADEGDGETVIDGDVEELLLDLADEFVTSVTSFACRLAKHRKVDNIDMRDVQLHLERNWNIRVPGYASDEIRSVRKFQPTAGYNQKVQGVAISKSVNKN
- a CDS encoding Guanine nucleotide exchange factor (GEF), which codes for MDYRYELDISWLKQSSPEQAKHNDYISDTPPALPEKPPRHFLEAIRKESISNDLLLHDLESASYKNPLKGPRVLPQESYHIPTQPLKVPSQKKLPNPLSISPNAMNPIQQPLQSLNSPQHLYSPPKLPTLPQLPLKMLKSDSPPHVSDMYTKPLPKTPMERDPSSVRVLPPEPLSSERRKSLSPLRVETSDSFGVFGRKSSPLKSTPTESPSKRSWPSPTKIYQKLTPERSFRNRDSYSSDEDESIPNDQFTFSDDIEIYPEETNLDDTLDEITYLLEENRLNPSQTLPELPFTPNSLLPSDFDALEYSNLLSSIWDWCIRLFEKNLRKLPNYNDLLKCLYLLLNYWFPTLSHYYLEEQAGLILQELIQQGAISLSEDNLQIVPNYDAYVNGVMLGLVCCYGQHYDNGDYSQCYRPSCAYGKNTFNIQLSKPPLDKVDSSLPVQERIIQYTSGSWDDFWGVSLEQVKGLPPKTYELQATIFELILSELRTARNAKVLTDVYSSKFLKEHPSIIKKGERIYEGLFQPLQVWNDVHRQYLVDSLLETIKSQGKFISKFASIYIQWATRAEAVSIAYVSKSFLSLKILEAEKKRPGSKLIKWFEDISRSVQSSLIDDYSMIIRAPIFRPIKLQPTIERILKLTNDNDPEKAELAKALNMSRTLMKNVENAVNVLDSQHSIGILKRELDSKHSIDYLNLDRKGRYVAESGDVKRKSIIDKSSYHLILLDNYLLITERIHDDPVKKFKIVESPIPVEYLLFRAKDKETSSNSGQPNAALDEADQFSFKIKQLGSDTSHTFYTQTREDRNKWLFSISTVKQRLSEKVKRYEPFSLSVVSDREFTYSQSDTVNKINPLPKDGALDVAIRSVEDFDDTSTKIQSNVLSACSFRYNNQDYVFLGLSLAGYVSLKGQPNSAKRLLELSNIKQCAVLEEYDLLIVLSDKKLLYFNLTDVMKVYFGTSHSVEGDRFSRQSVSFFAVARNYENTTMIFFMKPKARVSNFKILVPIRDSVSKKFDFFLEHKKFCVDCDTYKMTLFKNSFVVHTSKGFELMSLSVLKPHPIPALHYSDLFVDGHTSGNYSSVKKRLNSNNLKPVGIFRLYSSGKFLLVYSQFAVFVNRESEIVGECIEFQFKCKSAALDHDYLIVTNDQVIEVWMIGNDDAKIVQFFTGENVVLLDDTPGEALVSMTHPKHPERQLVLSFCLKNQFKRVVQY